The following are from one region of the Syntrophomonadaceae bacterium genome:
- the pruA gene encoding L-glutamate gamma-semialdehyde dehydrogenase, whose product MLATEFRNEAMTDFKATSVVEKMEQAITQVQKRFGEKLPLVINGEKVFTEETIESNNPACCSQIIGLSSKASNKHAEVALQAAATAFLEWQKTSAMERASYLFNAAAIMRQRKYELSALLAHEAGKNWLEADVEVAEAIDFLEFYGREALELERINPVTPSPGEQNRLLYIPLGVGVIISPWNFPLAILCGMTAGAIVTGNTAVVKPASNTPVIGYKFVEIMEEAGVPAGVINFVPGSGDKIGDYLVSYSKTRFINYTGSKEVGLHITELASKQQKGQKWIKRVAAEMGGKDAIIVDKDADLRDAARGVVTSAFGYTGQKCSACSRAIVDKEIYGDFLEMLVEETQRITVGPVAENKNFMGPVIDKTSYSKILEYINIGRKEGRLITGGSKIDLPGYFIEPTIIADVTSNACIAQEEIFGPVLAVLRANDFDHALEIANDTEFGLTGAVYSKNRAHLERAIREFHVGNLYFNRKCTGAMVGAHPFGGFNMSGTNSKTGGKDYLKLFTQMKLIAEKL is encoded by the coding sequence ATGCTAGCAACAGAATTTAGAAACGAAGCAATGACTGATTTTAAAGCAACATCAGTTGTTGAAAAAATGGAGCAGGCTATTACCCAAGTACAAAAGAGATTTGGAGAGAAGCTGCCGCTGGTTATAAATGGAGAAAAGGTTTTCACTGAAGAAACTATTGAATCTAATAATCCGGCCTGCTGTTCCCAAATCATTGGTCTCTCCAGCAAAGCATCTAATAAGCATGCTGAAGTCGCATTGCAAGCTGCGGCTACTGCCTTCTTGGAGTGGCAAAAAACTTCTGCAATGGAAAGAGCAAGCTACTTGTTCAATGCAGCTGCAATTATGAGACAAAGAAAATATGAATTAAGTGCCTTACTTGCACATGAGGCAGGAAAGAATTGGCTTGAAGCAGATGTTGAAGTGGCTGAAGCAATAGATTTTTTAGAATTTTATGGAAGAGAGGCCCTGGAATTAGAAAGAATTAATCCGGTTACCCCATCCCCAGGCGAGCAGAATCGACTTCTATATATTCCATTGGGAGTTGGTGTTATTATTTCACCCTGGAATTTTCCATTGGCTATTCTTTGTGGAATGACGGCAGGAGCTATTGTGACTGGTAATACTGCAGTTGTAAAGCCTGCCAGCAATACTCCTGTCATTGGATATAAATTTGTTGAAATCATGGAGGAGGCAGGAGTACCGGCAGGAGTCATTAACTTTGTTCCGGGAAGTGGTGACAAAATAGGTGACTACCTGGTTTCCTATTCTAAAACTCGTTTTATTAATTATACGGGGTCAAAAGAAGTAGGGTTACATATTACAGAGCTTGCCTCAAAACAGCAAAAGGGTCAAAAATGGATAAAGAGGGTAGCGGCAGAAATGGGCGGAAAAGATGCCATTATAGTCGACAAGGATGCAGACTTGAGGGATGCCGCCAGGGGAGTTGTAACTTCAGCATTTGGTTATACAGGGCAAAAATGTTCTGCCTGCTCAAGGGCTATAGTTGATAAAGAGATCTATGGAGATTTCCTTGAAATGCTCGTAGAGGAAACTCAGAGGATCACCGTCGGTCCGGTAGCTGAGAATAAAAACTTCATGGGGCCTGTTATTGACAAGACGTCGTACAGTAAAATACTGGAGTATATTAATATCGGCAGAAAAGAGGGGAGGCTGATTACAGGCGGCAGCAAAATTGACCTGCCTGGATATTTTATTGAGCCTACAATTATTGCTGATGTTACATCTAATGCATGCATAGCTCAAGAGGAGATATTTGGTCCTGTTCTAGCAGTTTTAAGGGCTAATGATTTTGATCATGCTCTTGAAATAGCAAATGATACTGAATTTGGCTTAACCGGTGCGGTCTATTCTAAAAATAGAGCTCATCTGGAGAGGGCAATTAGAGAATTTCATGTCGGCAATCTCTATTTCAACAGGAAATGCACAGGAGCCATGGTTGGTGCCCACCCCTTTGGTGGATTTAACATGTCAGGAACCAACTCTAAGACTGGAGGCAAGGACTATTTAAAACTATTTACCCAGATGAAGTTGATTGCAGAAAAGCTTTAA